From Cellulophaga lytica DSM 7489, a single genomic window includes:
- a CDS encoding STAS domain-containing protein — protein MALRIDHINNFMEVKGNLNSQNMKALKSHIDYYLKGNEKLILSLDNVNNIMYSSAKQLEQLYIKVAKNNKVLAIVGQENKQIASIMEMSNTSYIFSNDRV, from the coding sequence ATGGCATTACGTATAGATCACATTAACAATTTTATGGAAGTTAAAGGAAACCTTAACTCTCAGAATATGAAAGCACTTAAAAGCCATATAGACTATTACTTAAAAGGTAATGAAAAGCTAATTTTATCTCTAGACAATGTAAATAACATAATGTATTCTAGCGCAAAGCAGTTAGAGCAACTATACATTAAAGTAGCAAAAAACAATAAGGTTTTAGCTATTGTTGGTCAGGAGAATAAACAAATTGCTTCTATTATGGAAATGTCTAACACTTCTTATATCTTTAGCAATGACCGCGTTTAG
- a CDS encoding oligosaccharide flippase family protein, whose translation MTAFSFVNKKITPEQIFMTSVLVVNGGNYLYNLILGRMLGPAAFADAALLITLLLVLSFVGMTFQLVTTKFNILFSGNQWKAFENYMHKYAIIFGVAIGALLFLFANNLQQLFNTESVTMFRVFAVGIPLYFIMSIKRGKYQGKQNYTNLSVTYQSEMWSRLLVTLALLLLVPMNSAFLVAVGIVISFVFGLMPIKFKKISFAASNILTVENKKKVTTFILLTAGYELTQIIINNSDVLLVKHYFNSLDAGLYASLALIGRVVYFVAWMFVMLLLPAVIEKRKEGKRTAPILFKYVGYISLLSVTIVAGCYLFPETIISLMFGDAYLEMSSLLWQYALATSLFAISNIFAYYFLSLDYYVPVILSGILGLSQIGLIVFFHSSLAMVVQLQIIVMLALLFAQLLYFSSKRNI comes from the coding sequence ATGACCGCGTTTAGTTTTGTAAATAAAAAAATAACTCCAGAACAAATATTTATGACAAGTGTACTTGTTGTAAATGGAGGCAACTACCTGTATAACTTAATACTAGGGCGTATGTTAGGGCCTGCTGCCTTTGCAGATGCAGCTTTACTAATAACATTATTGTTGGTGCTTTCTTTTGTAGGAATGACTTTTCAGTTGGTAACCACCAAGTTTAATATTTTGTTTTCTGGTAACCAATGGAAAGCTTTTGAAAACTATATGCACAAATACGCCATTATTTTTGGTGTTGCTATAGGGGCTTTATTATTTTTATTTGCAAACAATTTACAGCAGTTATTTAATACAGAATCTGTAACAATGTTTAGAGTATTTGCTGTAGGTATTCCGCTTTACTTTATAATGTCTATTAAAAGAGGAAAATACCAAGGCAAACAAAATTATACTAACTTATCTGTAACCTACCAATCAGAAATGTGGAGCAGATTGTTAGTAACACTAGCTTTATTGTTATTAGTACCAATGAACTCTGCTTTTTTAGTAGCTGTAGGTATAGTAATATCTTTTGTTTTTGGATTAATGCCAATAAAATTTAAGAAAATATCTTTTGCTGCATCTAATATTTTAACTGTAGAAAATAAAAAGAAAGTTACCACATTTATACTATTAACAGCCGGTTATGAGCTTACGCAAATTATTATAAACAATAGCGATGTACTTTTAGTAAAACATTATTTTAATTCTTTAGATGCCGGGCTTTATGCTTCTTTAGCATTAATAGGTAGAGTAGTTTATTTTGTAGCTTGGATGTTTGTAATGTTATTATTACCAGCAGTAATAGAAAAAAGAAAAGAAGGTAAACGTACAGCACCAATTTTATTTAAGTATGTTGGTTATATAAGTTTACTATCTGTAACTATAGTTGCTGGTTGCTACCTTTTTCCAGAAACAATTATATCATTAATGTTTGGTGATGCCTATTTAGAAATGTCATCTTTATTATGGCAGTATGCATTAGCAACATCGCTTTTTGCTATATCTAACATATTTGCATATTATTTTTTATCTCTAGACTATTATGTTCCGGTAATATTATCTGGTATACTAGGATTATCACAAATAGGATTAATCGTATTTTTTCATAGCAGTTTAGCTATGGTTGTACAACTACAAATTATAGTAATGTTGGCATTACTTTTTGCACAACTACTTTACTTTTCATCAAAACGAAACATATAA